AAAGACCTATTAGCGGACCTGGCCAGTCTGAACTGCGGACTGGACCCTGTTCTGTCGCAGACTATTCCCTACGGGGTTGCCTTTCATCGTGAGAACTACCCCTTTAAGACTCCTGTTCCGTGCGCTTGATCTCCTTGCTAAAAATTGATACAGATGTGAGTGTCCAACTCAAGCGTCTCATAAATTTCGGATGACCTGTTTTATTACCAGACTCTGACTTTATCCAGGCCGGGTTGACCTCGGAAGAACGTGACCTAGTTGCAAAGGCATATGACAATGGCATCTTGAAGATATGTGTTGCTACTGCCAGTCTGGCAGCAGGCATCAATCTTCCTGCAAGAAGAGTCATTCTCCACAGTGCACGCATGGGAAGAGATCTTGTCGGCCCCTCGATGCTGTATGTGTTCAGAGTTCATTTAGACTTTACACAGATACACATACTGAAAAGGCTAACAACGATATTTTTTAGTCGGCAAATGCGAGGAAGGGCCGGCCGGAAGGGTAAAGACGAAGTTGGCGAGACATATCTTTGCTGCCAGTCCTCCGATTTGGATAATGTCCTAGGTCTGATGCACGCAGAGCTACCCCATGTGTCGAGTTCCTTGACTACGGATCGGCAAAGGATTCAAAGGTATGCCTTTCGCCTCATTCCGATTATCAAGCATCATGCACGCAAGACTAAAAACAATACACAGAGCTCTTCTCGAGGTGATAGCAATACGGTTGGCCACTAGCCGCTCTTCACTAGATGACTATATGCGCAAAACCTTGCTTTACCACTCGGCGGATGTAAAGGAGATCGAGACGCATGTTGAGACGAGTCTTGCAAACCTCGAAAAACTCAAGTTCATCACCATGGGAGACTTTCAGACATATGAAGCGACCCAGCTCGGCAAGGCCATTGTTGCAGGGGCCTTGGACCCGGAAGATGGCACTTTCATTCACAATGAGCTCAAAAAAGCACTCCAGGCGTTTGTCATGGATGGCGATCTACACGTGCTGTATACATTCACACCGGTGCATGACTTTGCTGCAAACATCAACTGGCGTGTGTTCTGGAACGAAATGGAAGGCCTTGACGAGAGTGGGCTTCGAGTACTGAAGCTTTTGGGACTAAAGCCTACAGTCATCAACAGGATGCAAGTCTACCATTTATGGATTACTCTGATAACTCTGAGTTTTACTGGAGCTGACCAAGAATATATACAATAGGGTACAAGGCGGTCAGCTTAGACAAGTCACAGATGAGGAGAAAGAGCTGGCCCGCGTGTATCGTCGCTTCTACATGGCTCTGCAACTGCGAGATCTCTGTAACGAGATGCCTGTGCATGTTGTTGCGCGAAAATACGATGTGCCCAGGGGCACTGTGCAGAATCTTGCGCAAAACTGCCAAGGCTTTGCGGCGGGAATGATCAAGTTTTGCGAGCATATGGGATGGGGGTAAGTCGATTTCCATTTTCTCCAACGAGAGTCGTTTTTGAGGTACTCGACAAGCTGAATGTTTGCTCTGAGCAGTGCCATGGCTTCCGTGCTGGATCATTTCTCCGACCGCCTCAAGGCAGGGGCGAAATCTGATTTGCTATCGCTTGCAAAAATCATGTTTATCAAAAGTCGAACAGCGTAAGTACCCCGCCTTTCATACCACCCCAAGAGTATAGTAGTTAACCTTTGTGGGACCGCCATATATAGCCGCGTATTTTGGGACAATGGCTTCAAGTCGGTTGCGTCAGTGGCCAATGCCGACCCGGAACAACTTGTCCCGATCCTCATGCAGGCTCAGTCGAACAAGATCCGCTTGAACACCCAGGATGACAGACAGGTGAAGGAGAAGCTTCTCATCAAGGCGCGGGCTATAACGGAATCGGCCAATCGGCTGTGGCGTAAGTTTATCATCACTTTCGCTTCATATCAAGACTCTCGTACGGTTACTGACGCGGTACTTGATGGCGCAGAACGGGAGATGCAGGAAGAGCTTATGGAGGAAGAGCAGTAGATGAAGGTCTGTGCTTTCAGGGATGTATGTGCGTTAGGGCATTGTCGACCGTTGTTTGACACGTGGAATCGCGACGTTTACCTCTGGCCGAGCGCGAGGGCTTTGAGGTCACTTTGGTTAGCTGCTTGAGAAAACCAAGTGTACGCCAACTTTTCTCGGTAGACGTATTGTGGTTGTGCTGGTTAAAGAACCCGTGAAGAGCGGATAGAGAGAGTTGGAGCACAATGATATTTTGATTTCCCCGTGGCGCAGTTCTAACCATGTAGCAATAGGCCGTTTCAAACAACTGAAGTTAATTTTGTGACCATCATCTCGTCTGATATTTGGTTAGGTATCAGTTTGAAGGTAACAGGGTAAGGGTGTTGATCTTGATATCCAACCCTAACCCAGTGTTATCGCGTCTTATACTCCCACCACCTCCCTCGAGGGGATTCACCAGGCAACCAGGCTAGCCTTTTAACATGGATGAGGTCAAATGACGGATTGCAAGGTCGTCAACGAGGTTGGCGTTACATTTGCTTCCCCGCAGTATACATGGGGTTAGGTAGACGGCTAGCAAAATGATTAAAGATGAGGGGAAACATGCAGCTCGCTGCAATCCAACCCCGAGCTTGTGCCTTTTATCCCTGCCCGATCATCCACTCCCTCGGAAGCGGGTAAACGTCTATATAGACGGCAAATGGTGGAAAACATGGAGTTTCTCTGGAGTGGATCAAAACAGTTTCTCGATGGAGGTTGTGCAGTTCTGACTGGTAGGATATTGTTCCTTGTTAATAAGGGATCATTGTTGATTAAAAAGAGCGTTGGGCAACTTGTCTCATTGTGATTATTTAATTACAATGAGTCGAATCCGAACTATTATAACGACAGCGGCACTGTCCCTGCTCTGGACTGCAGCTGTCACCGCTGCCCCCAAAAGTCCAACCACCCAGGAGTTGACGGTGGCACTCGGTTATGGCACCTTCCAAGGGGCCTACTCTTCCGGCTACAATATATCCTACTGGCAGAAGATACCCTTCGCCGCGCCTCCAGTCGGCGCCCTGCGTTTCCGTGGTCCGCAGCCGCCAAAGTCGTACACATGCGGTGGGGTCTACAACTCGAGCCAGACGTTTGACATGTGCCCTCAGAGAACGGTAAGACAAGTTGGAGGGCAAAGGTCAAAAGTTCACAGTCCACCGTAgacatacaaaaaaaaaactgacgCATCAAAACAGACCAACGGCTCAGAAGACTGCCTCTACCTAGGCCTGTACACCCGGCCCTGGACGCCCACGCAGCCTCTCCGCCCCGTCATCATCGCCTTTTACGGCGGCGGCTTCATCCGGGGCTCGGCGACCTTTACACCCCCACCATCGCTGTACCCGATCCACAACCTGACGGGCGGCGACACCGTCGTGATCTACCCAAACTACCGCACCAACGCGTTTGGCTTCCTCCCGGGGCGGCAAGTGGCTGATGACTGGCCCGAGTCGGACCTGAACCCGGGGCTGCTGGACCAGCGCGCCGCCATCGAGTGGGCCCGCCGGCACGTTGCCAACTTTGGCGGCGATCCGGACAGGATCACCATCCAGGGCCAGTCGGCCGGCGGCGGTAGCGTCTTGGCCCAGGTCCTCGCCGTTGCGGGGGAGGAGGACTCGGATGCTGCACCGCGGCCGTTCCGCGCCGCGCTGGCGAATTCGCCCTTTTGGCCCAAGGTCTACCGCTACGACAGCCCGGAGGCGCAGTGGATCTTTGACAAGGTCGCCGAGGAGGTCGGGTGCGGACGAGCTCCTTCCGCAGCGGAGGAGCCGGATACGCGCCTGGCGTGCCTCAAGACGGCAGACGTCCAGGCGATCCGCCAGGCTGCGCTGCTGATCGCCGACAGCCACGTCCACACGACGTCAACGTTTACGTGGGCGCCTGTGATTGACGGACGGTTCCTGCGCCGGCCGCTAAGTAGTCTCGCTTCAGGTCGATCAGGGATTGTGGCCGGGTTTGCAATGTATAATACGCATGAGGGCGAGGACTTTATCCCGCCGGCTGGTAATCTGTCCTTCGACTCCTGGCTGCCGGGGTTTCTTCCGAACCTATTGCCTGAGGATCTCGCAGCGGTGAAGTCCACATATCCCGAAATCGGCAGCTCAGAGACCATCGCCGAGTACAGGAATTCTTCGGTCCGCGCAGGGCTGATATATCGTGATGTGGTGCTGGCCTGTCCGGCCTTGTGGTTCGCCAACTCCAGCGGTCAGGGCTGGTTGGGGGAGTACTCTATCAGCCCGGCCAAGCACGCAAGTGACGTTTATTGGGTGAGTTGTCCTCTCACCATTCCAGAAAGTCGACCAGAAGTCCAAGCAGCTGAATGACAACCAGTGGAATACAATCAACCCCGTACATGAGACCGATCGCTTCCATTTTGAGGGTTACACGGGTGCCCTGGCTTCCTTTCTACAGAACGGGGATCCAAATGCCAAGAAGCTCACAAACTCGAGCATCCCCGGTGTTCCGCCGCTCACGTCTGGGAAGCAGTTACACATCGATTTTCAAGGGCTCGACCAGGTAGAGCTGACGTATCTAATCGACAGGTGTGCTTTGTGGCAAAGCCTGGCGCCCAAGATGCCTCTGTAGGTAGTGAAGGGGAGGGGCTTTATACAGAGACATCGAAAAACTATAGGACAAATCGCGATTGCGAGGGCTTCTCACATTGTGAAATATTCATTCTGAGTCTGTTTACTGTTCAGTACCGAGTCCTGAGAACCTCcatagaaaaagaagaaacaccTGTTAACGCCAACGCTCCAACCCAAAAAGTCATTAAAAATAGAAAACAAATAGCATTGCTGGCATCGAAAATGTGCGAAAGGAATCGACGGTCTTATTGTTGCCCGCCGTTCTGAAAATGTTGCATGAACTGAATGGCCTGCTCAATAGGATATCCAATGAACACTGGCCCAGTGAAAACCATCTGGGGGGCCTGATGCGCTGCCTTGGGCAGAGGCCCCGATGGGTTGATGAAAGTAGGTTGCTGTCGTGATGCTTGGGCTGTCTTTGGGTGCTCCTGCTTTTTTGGTGGTATCGTGGAAGATGACGAGCGAGGGTGGTGATCACGGGGGTTGAAGCCTGCTCCAGTAACACTGTCCGACAGTCGCCGGCCACTCTCCCGTACATGTGATCGATCGGTCCTGGGAGGACACGGGGACGACATCATACCAGACATGTCGCCCCGGCTCATACCTTTGAGCTTGGTGTGATCAAAGGGACACTTTCCCGCACCAGCCCTGGCGGCCATGGGGTGCGGTGGTGTTCCCGGTGCACCCGGAGGCATATGCACAGGCGCTGGCGGCGGGCTGACGGGCCTCTCGCTCTCGAGGTTCTGCAAAGTGGTATCGTCCATAATTGGGACCGATATGCCCCACGGGCGCGAGGGTGATTCGCCCACGCGGACTTCCTTCAAGACCCGGTCGAAGTGGCTCTCAcgatcgtcgtcgtcggcgtgGGCCCTGTCCGTGGTCCCTTCTTTTACCAAAGAGACAACGAACTGCTCGGGAGGAGCATCTGGCTCGTTGGCACTGACTTCGGCGGCCCAATTCTCTACTCTTTCATTCGAGGCACGATCGATCTCCTCTTGCATTTCCCCAATGGGCAGCATTGGTTTGTGTATTTGACTGAGATCACCAATCATCCCCACGAGGCTGCCGTACTTTGCGTCGAGCTTTCTTATCTGCTCCTCGTTTCGCTGGTACCTCTGGATGCAAACCTCGTGACTTCGCGGCATCTCGTGTTTATGGGTCTCTACGTAATGGGCGATCTCCTCTGTCGAGTGCTGATCCAGAAAACGGATCGGACACTTGGTCGCACCGGCGCTgggcggcggctgctgcgaCGTCGTTTCTTCTAACATGGCGGCGCAAATGGGATCCGCAGATGCGTGTGGCGTCGGGTCCTGGACGTTTCCACTAGAATCTGGTCGGTCCAGGCCGGGAGCCCCATCACCTTGAGTTTTATTGTCTTTGGCAACAGTAGATGGTGAAGCCGAGAAGGGACATTGCAGCTGACCCCTTTTCCCCTCCACGGTGAAATCCTGCTCCAACATGGCCGCCGAAAGTGTGGTCACGCCTGTGGATACGGCGTCTTTGCTACTTGAAAAACTGCCCTTGCTCGGGTCTGTCATAATCGAGAGTTTGCTCGCTACCTTTCTTCCTTCCCGGATGAAGAGAGCTATCTGAGCGTTATCGGACCTGTCGCCACGTCTCGGGAGCGGTACAAGGCTTGTATTTGCTAATGCCGGATGGCTTGTTTCTGGAGGGAGCTGCAGCTTGGCCAGAGTCTCCGAGACGGCCTTCTCAGCTGGGGCATATTTGTCGGCAAGATACTGATACTGAATGAAGATGGTCACTCGTTAGCAAATTACTGCAGGTTGAAGAAAAGCGAAACGAGGTGCAAAAAAACATGAGAAGACCAAAGGTCAGAAATTGGTTATGTTGTCTATCGTTGGGCTGTGCGATTTGCAAGCGGCTCAAGATCTAGAGCTAAAAGGATCATCACGGAAGTCGGGGATTTCGGAGTCGGCGGCAACGAGAAAGGAGCGCGCGGTcgattaaaaaaataaaataaagcgaaacaaaaaaaaaatcacgtaCCTGTTCCCGAGCGTAGCGCAGCTTGTGCTCTAAAATGGTTTTTCTGTCGATTAAATTCTGAACTTCATCCGCGAGAGCATTGAAAGACTCGATTAGAGTGTGTGTCAAATCGTGGGAGCTCATTCCCACTACCAGAGCCGCGATGGCCGGTAAACATGTTCCAGCTTTCTTTGTCTTCTACACGTTTCGGCTGATTGATGAATGAGGAGCGAGACCAAGCGCAAAGCAAAAATTCGTAACGGGCGGTTACCGCGTGAACAGCTTTTATCCCTAgcggccaggtggggttttGCCGCCCCACTGGAGCTTCCTTGCCTTACTCGCCGGGCAACGTCGGGGGAATTAATTTTCATTGTTCTGTACCTATGTTCCATTCTTCTCAGGAAATAGTTTCGGATTTGTTAGGTTGCCCGGTGAATTACATGAATCTCGACTGCTGATTTTTCAAAGTTACAGGGTAACCATGCGTAACCCGTTGGCTTTGCTACTCATGAGAGGCATGTGTCTGCAGTCTGTCAGATCTTGGTTGCGCGTCAAAGCCAAAGCTCCAATGTCCGTCGGAGGTGATAAGTGGTACTACCACGCAGCTACCATGGACCGCGATtaggagaaaagaaaagattcTGAAGCTGTCGTAATAGTTTTTGAAAAGCCTCCAGCGTCTCCATACTAACCGTTTCCATAATGTCCATCAAATAATTGCTGAGTGTGCAGCAATATATTCCGCGGATTCTTAGCAAAATGCCCTCTATCTTAGAACTGTTCCAAACAGCATCAATGTTAGGACTTTGTTAAGCAACACATCCAATTCGTTATATTCAAACAAATATCCAGACCCTTACTGCCTTCCTGCCGCTGCTGTGTTTGGTCCTCGGTATTGGTGTTAGGCGCCGAAATAGACTTGGGATTGGGACGTTGGTGTTGTGAGAAGGAACATCAAGCTCTTTACATTCATTCTTATTCAATTGATAATTTTGTTCTAGACATAACACTCATATCAATCAATACCATCGGATATGGTGTAGTGGCTAACATACGACGCTCTCATCGACGAGTAACCGTCGTGCCCGGGGTTCGATTCCCCGTATCCGAGATATCCTTTtgcatttttatttttgtgtcGACCTCTGATTGAGGACACATTGCTTCCTTGACTTTGGTATTTGCTGCGAATGGTCAGGTCAGCCTTTGATTATTGTCAATAGCTTCTAGGTCTGGTCCAGATTCTAGGTCTGGTCCAGATTCTAGGTCTGGTCCAGATTATAAAGTTGTTCAATGTTCTTTTAGGCCGGAACAAGGTTTACCGATATGGATTAGCAGGTCCTGCAGAGATCAGCCATACCTATTCAGCGTCTGTTGTGCGTGGCTGTCTCCAAAATACATCAAAGACTGATTGTTCTTTGTAACTCCGTATCGCCTGACACGTCGGTTCGGGTTCGCCATGCAAAATGATAGCGTCAGttgtccttcttctttttgcttttcaaAAATCATCACACTGGATACAAGCAAAAGCCTTCCGACATGCGGCATTTTCTGAAGTTAACACCCTCAAGTCGCCTATATTGCAAGCTCAGCAACTTGTTTTCTTCACGCTGTTCTCGCTTCCAGTTGCATTTGCTTCAAAGCCGCAGGCTTCGTCACTGTACATGTTTACCGAAGTACCAGCTGACAGCCCAGCCCTTGCAGGAACTTATTAATCCAAGACCACTGGGTTCTCCAAGTAGTCTCTCGTCAAGTCACGGTTGAGCGTTAGTGTTGGGAATCACCCCCAATTCCATGCAAATCTTGCACATATGCCACGTTCAGCAGACGTTGCTCACTTGATATTCACTCGAACCCAATTTCTTATCGCCCACCTGACGCGGCAAAATCTTTGACCTTGGGCAGCAACCGACGTCTCAGCTTTGGCTAGAAATGACGCCGAGATGAAAATAAGGCAGGGTGGCGATCAAATTCGAAGATATCGTTCCTGCTGTGGAAGTTGTCAATACATGCCATCAATGCCATTGGCGGGGACCCTGCGACTTCGATTCGCCAGTCAAGTTGCTCCCATCAATAATATCGTACAAGCATAGGTTGGCTGTCGACAATCACAGCTTGAGCCGACCAAGGCTGGATGGCAGGCGCCCACAGCGACAAGCACCACCTTGCGCTTGCATTCCTGGGCTTCACAGACCTAAATACGCACGATATGCTTGCGCCTTTGGCTCGCCATGGATACGATATGAATCGCCCGGGCCTGCGAGGGCTGTTAGTATCACCTCGGGTCTGTATCATCGCAACGAGACCAAAAATAACTACAGTCAGCCCGGTCACTTGACGCTGGCGAAGCTTTTGCTGTCTCGAGGAGTGCTCTCATATGCCCTTCCACCACATCTGCGGACAAAGTTTGCCGACAAGTTGGAGCGTCTACAGGAGAGACAGTAATTACCAACAGCTCTGACAATCTTCGAACCTGGCCTCAGCCGGAGAGCTCCGGCATAACTGAGCAAAGTCTTCTCAGCATAATGAGCAGCACCACGTCCGAACCAGGGTCTTCCCAAAACCGCGTGATTCTGTGCACCCAGCCACCCGTCGTCGAGATAAAAGAGAAGAAGGGACTGACTTGCATACATGTACCATGCTCCGAGTAGGCACGGGAGTCGAGGTCTTCCCTACCAACATCTGCGCGCGACTCGAGCAATACCATGGTTACAATGGGACCCCGGTCCAGAGTTGCGTAGCATTCATTACGCAGCCAGTCAGTCATTCGGTCCTTTCGGTGTGGATAAGGCCCGCACATCACACCAGCCCTCATGAAAGATTTATTTTGCTTTCGCAATCTATTCTTGTTGGAGTAGAAGTCTGCAATATAATACCTCACTCCCGGGTCATGACCATCAAGTAATTACAAGAGTCGCCCGGCTAGCTCAATCGGTAGAGCGTGAGACTCTTACACATAGGATGATTCTTCGTCTGGGACCATCTCAAGGCTGTGGGTTCGACCCCCACGTCGGGCTCAATTCCCGTACACAGCGGCTctcttttttactttttgtcATGGTGAGATACATGGATGATGATGTTGTGTTTTTGACTTTTCGGTGTTTTGCTCGTAATGTTACAAACTAGATCTACACGTGACTTGAACCTTAGGGACAGGGTTAGGGGTTTGGCCAAATGTTTTCCGGTGAGCCAGTCGTCAACCCCTGGGATTTGCCCTTCCCTGCTCTTTGAAGACATGTCTATTCTCCGAGACTTGGACTTCGACGGGCAGTAAAGAGGCAGCCGGGGAGGAACTTCTTATTGTTCCCACAGAGACGTTCGAGACAGCTTTGTAGAATTTCTGCCCGATAATACCATGACGTGATATTCCGGACCTGTAGAGAGCTTGAAGAACTTGTTATTGCATATAAATACTCTGAAGGTTAAAGAAACTAGGATTCGCTCCCTATGTTGCAATGCAAAAGCCGCGTCTACAAATACCATGCCAGTTGAAACACCGGACAAATTGCATCGGGAACCGAGCTTTACATAGTAAAATTATACGGATATTTTTAGCTCAAGGGACAATAGCTGACATAAATACGTAGATTGGTCACCGAAATTTTATATACCACCCTTGGATCCAAATGCCGTACTAGTAGACTTTCTGGCAGGTTTAAACGCAATGCAGCCGACCACTGGTTCAAGCGATGTCCAAAAGTTTACTCCGTCGCATAAATAAGACAAGGTGGTTCCAGGTGCTATCCTGTCTACCTCTGGAAACGTTGACAAAAGACCAAGCGGCTCCTCTATGTATTAATTGGCAACCATCATCTCATCTCGAGGACCGTGGTCACTTAGTTTTGCCCACCTTAGCTTTGTACTAGGACTCTTCGAATATACTTTTGCTCTTCTCCTATTTCTCTCGTTCCTTTCTTGGGCAACTTCTTATTCAGGTAAGCTTTATGAGTATATCTCCAACTGTTGCAAACACATGCCGCCCGCTCTAACAGCAGCATGTTTCTAGCCACTTCCAAAActgggggaatggcgcagtggttaagcgccatggctgttacttgagtaacgtaggttcgaatcctgctccctccacctcctcccccgcttacccgtggcaaggataacccggctggctatcgacaacaa
The Pyricularia oryzae 70-15 chromosome 1, whole genome shotgun sequence DNA segment above includes these coding regions:
- a CDS encoding acetylcholinesterase, coding for MSRIRTIITTAALSLLWTAAVTAAPKSPTTQELTVALGYGTFQGAYSSGYNISYWQKIPFAAPPVGALRFRGPQPPKSYTCGGVYNSSQTFDMCPQRTTNGSEDCLYLGLYTRPWTPTQPLRPVIIAFYGGGFIRGSATFTPPPSLYPIHNLTGGDTVVIYPNYRTNAFGFLPGRQVADDWPESDLNPGLLDQRAAIEWARRHVANFGGDPDRITIQGQSAGGGSVLAQVLAVAGEEDSDAAPRPFRAALANSPFWPKVYRYDSPEAQWIFDKVAEEVGCGRAPSAAEEPDTRLACLKTADVQAIRQAALLIADSHVHTTSTFTWAPVIDGRFLRRPLSSLASGRSGIVAGFAMYNTHEGEDFIPPAGNLSFDSWLPGFLPNLLPEDLAAVKSTYPEIGSSETIAEYRNSSVRAGLIYRDVVLACPALWFANSSGQGWLGEYSISPAKHASDVYWWNTINPVHETDRFHFEGYTGALASFLQNGDPNAKKLTNSSIPGVPPLTSGKQLHIDFQGLDQVELTYLIDRCALWQSLAPKMPL